A genomic stretch from Antarcticibacterium flavum includes:
- a CDS encoding acyl-CoA reductase, translating into MTIQQRKSHFTELGKFLGRFTNQGLKLDNQNPAYTALEQDFEEQINMAVHYNGWFTRENVLFSLEQWSSALTKENLDTWISSYNFENESDKTVAIIMAGNIPMVGFHDFLSVLISGHKLIVKQSSNDKKFLPLIARFLSLVEPAYKDKINFTEDRLPHFDAVIATGSNNTARYFEYYFKGKPSIIRKNRNSVAVLTGNESREELEALGEDIFRYFGLGCRNVSKLYVPQGYDFDSFYKALSTWERLLDHAKYANNYDYNKAVYLMSKFKFLDNGFLILKEDPGFGSPIGSVFYETYSGREQLEKNLGLNKENLQCVVTGGYEPKNVNFGQTQLPALWDYADNVDTLAFLRSL; encoded by the coding sequence ATGACAATACAGCAGCGAAAATCACATTTCACCGAACTTGGAAAGTTTTTGGGCCGGTTTACAAATCAAGGTTTGAAGCTTGACAATCAAAACCCTGCTTATACTGCTTTAGAGCAGGATTTTGAGGAGCAAATAAATATGGCTGTTCATTACAACGGCTGGTTCACCCGGGAAAATGTACTTTTTTCGCTTGAGCAATGGAGCAGTGCTCTTACTAAGGAAAATCTTGACACCTGGATTTCCTCCTATAATTTTGAAAATGAAAGCGATAAGACTGTTGCAATAATAATGGCAGGGAATATTCCCATGGTAGGTTTTCACGATTTTCTTTCGGTTTTGATATCCGGTCATAAATTGATCGTAAAGCAATCTTCCAATGATAAAAAATTCCTGCCGTTAATAGCGAGATTTCTGAGTTTAGTGGAACCTGCATATAAAGACAAGATAAATTTTACAGAGGATCGTTTACCCCATTTTGATGCTGTGATCGCAACGGGCAGCAATAATACTGCGAGATATTTTGAATATTATTTCAAAGGAAAACCTTCAATAATAAGGAAGAACCGCAATTCTGTCGCTGTTCTTACCGGCAACGAGAGCAGGGAAGAACTGGAGGCGCTTGGAGAGGATATTTTCAGATACTTTGGTTTGGGGTGCAGGAATGTTTCAAAATTATATGTTCCGCAGGGATATGACTTTGATTCTTTCTATAAAGCTTTATCAACCTGGGAGCGGTTACTGGACCACGCCAAATATGCCAATAATTATGATTATAACAAGGCTGTTTATCTCATGAGCAAATTTAAGTTTCTTGATAATGGCTTTTTGATCCTGAAAGAAGATCCGGGTTTTGGGTCGCCAATTGGCAGTGTATTCTATGAGACCTATTCCGGCAGGGAGCAATTGGAGAAAAACCTGGGCCTCAATAAGGAAAATTTACAATGCGTGGTTACCGGAGGTTATGAACCCAAAAATGTGAATTTTGGGCAAACTCAACTACCTGCTTTATGGGATTATGCAGACAATGTAGATACCCTGGCATTTTTAAGAAGCCTATAA
- a CDS encoding 4Fe-4S dicluster domain-containing protein, which produces MAIIITDECINCGACEPECPNTAIYEGADDWRYADGTDLEGNVVLPNGRKANANEAQEPISDEIYYIVPDKCTECKGFHEEPQCAAVCPVDCCVPDEDNVETEEELLAKQRFMHND; this is translated from the coding sequence ATGGCAATTATTATAACAGATGAATGTATAAACTGCGGGGCCTGTGAACCCGAGTGCCCCAACACTGCGATCTATGAAGGAGCAGATGACTGGCGGTATGCAGATGGGACAGACCTTGAGGGAAATGTTGTACTTCCCAATGGACGTAAGGCAAATGCCAATGAGGCACAGGAGCCTATTAGCGATGAGATCTATTATATAGTACCAGACAAGTGTACCGAATGTAAAGGATTTCATGAAGAGCCTCAATGTGCAGCTGTGTGCCCTGTGGACTGCTGTGTGCCAGATGAGGATAATGTAGAAACAGAGGAAGAGTTACTCGCAAAGCAACGGTTTATGCACAATGATTAA
- a CDS encoding AraC family transcriptional regulator, producing the protein MKNSIKPTFEKVEPAFGSSFSYRTYTRTHQNKNHTFWHYHPEIELVYVNGGSGKRQIGSHVSYFRKGDLILIGSNLPHCGFTDGLSRNECETVIQMKPDFLGSSFFEIPEMRNVQSLLESAKMGIVYHGSEKRIIGGAIEELKDKDHYDRLLGLLNILKMLEEAENYTILNARGYILEAELQDNNRINIIFNFVKEEFHRQISLEEVANMVSMTEQSFCRYFKKITGKTFIQFVNEYRLAHAAKLLHEKQISILDVCFDSGFNNFSHFNRQFKKYTGKTPSTYRNELKYLIS; encoded by the coding sequence CTTTTCTTATCGCACATATACCAGAACACATCAAAATAAAAATCACACTTTCTGGCATTATCATCCCGAGATCGAACTCGTGTATGTGAATGGCGGCTCGGGGAAAAGACAAATTGGAAGCCATGTGTCTTATTTTCGTAAGGGAGATCTTATTCTTATAGGATCAAATTTACCTCACTGTGGTTTTACTGATGGTTTAAGCCGGAATGAATGTGAAACTGTTATTCAAATGAAACCAGATTTCCTTGGCTCTTCCTTCTTTGAAATTCCAGAGATGCGCAATGTGCAATCTTTACTGGAAAGTGCAAAAATGGGAATAGTTTATCACGGCAGTGAAAAGCGGATTATTGGTGGTGCTATAGAGGAATTAAAAGATAAGGACCACTATGACCGCCTTCTTGGGTTACTTAATATCCTAAAAATGCTGGAAGAAGCTGAGAATTATACTATACTCAATGCCCGCGGCTATATCCTCGAAGCCGAACTGCAGGATAATAACCGCATCAATATCATTTTTAATTTTGTCAAGGAGGAATTTCACCGGCAAATATCCCTGGAGGAAGTAGCAAACATGGTAAGTATGACCGAGCAATCATTTTGCAGGTATTTCAAAAAAATAACCGGAAAGACCTTTATACAATTTGTCAACGAGTACCGGCTGGCACACGCAGCTAAATTACTTCATGAAAAACAAATTAGTATTCTTGATGTTTGCTTTGACAGCGGCTTTAATAACTTTAGTCATTTTAACAGGCAGTTTAAAAAGTATACCGGTAAGACTCCTTCTACTTACAGGAATGAGTTAAAATACCTTATCAGCTAA